TGGGGGCTTGAGTCATAGCATTCTTGAGAGTCTCAAAAGCATCTTTAGCCTTATCACCCTAGTGGAAGTTATTCTTCTTTAGCAAATTGGTGAGGGTGAGGGGTTTACTGATCACTCCATACCCCTTGATAAACCTACTGTAGTAGCCCGTGAGTCTTAGGAACCCTCTCAACTCTTTAAGGGTTTTAGGTTTGGGCCATTGCTCcatgtcacattcctagggttacctagggttgtgattggaattagggagagaactggatgatagaattaaaggagggagagagaaatcaaagaaagagagtgggagagattagagaggaaacgagagagagagagagaattagggagaTAAGAATCCACTTCATTCATCAACATACCTTTCTCTACATATTAgggtctatttataggcttttcaatagtaaatgaaatctgaaaaatagcacccatgtgctcctaacaactcacaaaatacctccaactactactacaaccttattacaataatgcccttctAACTACCCTTGAGTTGTGACACTCCATAGTTGCAACTTTTTAAGGGTCGGTGCTTACCCATTTGCCAGATATAATATAACTAAGATACTCCACCCTGGTCTCTGCAAAAGTACACTTCGACCTCTTTACATAAAGTTGATGGTCTTTGAGGATTTCAAATGCCTTCCTTAGGTGGATTAAGTGCCGGTTGGTCTAGGTTAGGGTTGTAgactaaaatgtcatcaaagaataccaacaCGAATTTTCTAAGGTAAGGAGCAAAGATGTGGTTCGTAAGTGCTTGAAAAGTTGCAGGGGCATTTGTAAGGCCAAAAGGCATGACCAAGAACTCATAATGTCCTTGGTGGGTGCGGAAGGTCGTTTTAGGGTAGTCTTTAGGGTTCATTcgaatttgatgataccctgaAGTGAGGTATAGTTTGGAAATGATGGAGGCCCCGATTAGTTCATCTAGGAGGTCCTCAATAATAGGTATtgggaatttgtttttgatggttaTGGAGTTTAGTTGCCTGTAGTCTACACAGAACCTCCATGAGACGTCCTTTTTCACTAAGAGAATCGGGGAAGCAAATGGGCTTTGGCTCGGTTGGATAAGGGATTTTCCCAACATCTCCCTTACTTGCTTTTCAATCTATAAGCTTTTTGAACAGGGGAGGATCAATATGCTCTTAGGTTAATCGGTTCACTATTTTGTTTGAGATGAATTGAATGGTCAAGGAACCGGTGTGGGGGCAGTGATGGCTGGTACTGTGGCTCGAGGTATAGGGTGCCATCCTCTTCCTTGTCTCTCCTTGGGAAGGTCTTCCCTTTGATCTACTTCTCTATCTATGGCATAGAGAGAATATAACTACCAAACAAAGGTCCCTCCTTGTTCCAGGAGTTTCTCCAACTTGTTTCCTGACATGGACTTGCACTCCCCCTTCTCTTGATAGCCCTTAAGCGTGACTTTTTGCCCCCTCATTTCAAATGTGACTTCTAGAGTGTTGAAGTCAAACACCAAGGGACTAACCGTCCTCATCTAGTCCACTCCTAGCATGATGTGGTAGCCTTCCAACCTGAAAATTCTCAAATTGGCTAAGAATTTCTATCCATTCATCACCCATTCAAACTCCTTGCATTTGAGTTGACTCACCATACGACTCTCATTAGCAATCAAAACATACAATAGGGGAGTCTCCTGCAACTCACATTGCAAGGCAGTGGCTATTTCTTCATCTAAGAAACTATGGATATTGTCACTGTCAGTGAGTACCACCAACCTTCTCTTTCCCACAATTCCCTTTTCTTTCAGTACTTTGCCCGAGGCATAGCCCTGTAAGGCTTGCATAGATATCTCCCATTTTCCTTCCCTCTCCATTCGTCGTTCCTGCTCTTCCCCTTATATTTccacttcttcctcttctccttggCCTTCCATTGTCAGGAGCATCCTTTTACACTGATGTCCTGGCCCGTATTTCTCTCCACAACGAAAACAAAGCCCCATTTACCTCTTCTGATCCAATGTTAAGGCCTTGGCTGGGGGTGGAATTGATTGGCTTTTCCTCATTGGTCCACTCTTCTGCCAAGGCTAATTACTCCCTTTACTCATTCCTCCATCCCCTTAGAGGACAACTTATGCCTCTTTGCAAAGGCCTCCAGACCATTTCATAGAGATGAGACTGCTCTATCACCTACCCCACCGATGTCGGGTAGAGCATCTTCACAGTGGGCCGGATCTAATCATCCAACCCGCTGATGAAGCTAGACATGAAGTAAGCTTCATCCAAGGAGGGGTGAGATAATGATAGCAAGtatcttatttcctcaaatctcACCTGATACTCCTCCACTGTCCCTTTTTGTCTCAGCTTGTTAAATTCCTCGGTAACATCGATTCTAGTCTTCTCCCCAAATCAGTTGCAAAGGCCATTCACAAACTCCAACCAACTCCATTCTACACTGCCTCTACACCAATTTTGGAACCAAGCATCGGCCACATCATTGATATACGCAGCCGCCATGTTCACCTTCTCCCTTTCAGCCACTCTATATTGATAAAACACCATTTCACACCGTCTCACCCACCATTTAGGCCTATCCCTCTCAAATGTAgggtgtaaatgggtcttcactGTAAAATGTAAGGAAAATGAGAGCATAGAGAGGTACAAGGCAAGACTTGTTGCCAAAGGGTTTGCCCAAACTTGTGGTATTGACTATCAAGAGACCTTCACTCTGGTTGCAAAGATAAACTCAATTCGAGTACTCCTCTCTCTAGTAGTGAATTCCAATTGGCCTCTACACCAgcttgatgtaaagaatgcctttctgaatggagatttagaggaagaagtgTTAACAGATTTTTCACCTGGATTTGAGAAAAACCTTAGTGCCAACAAGGtgttcaaattgaaaaaaatcttgTATGGTCTAAAATAGTCACtaagagcatggtttgaaagatttgaaaaggCAATGAAGAGCTATGGTTACATTCAAAGTCAAGCTGACCACACAACGTTCTTCAAGCACtctaaaaacagtaaaaaaaactattttgatTGTATATGTAGACGATATAATAATGATCGGTGATGATAGTGCAAAAATTGGAGAGCTTAAGAGAAAGTTGGCACAtgaatttgagatcaaggatTTGGGGGCCCTAAAGTACTTCAttgggatggaatttgcaagatcAAAAGAGGGAATTTTCGTCAATCAACATATGTCATAGATTTGCTCAATGAAACAAGAATGCTTGGATGCAAGATTGTAGAAACTCCCATAGAACCCAACTTGAAGCTACAACTTGTTGAAGCCAAAGATGTggtaaattgagagaaataccCAAGACTTGTGGGTAGACTCATCTATTTATCTCACACTCAGTCTGATATAACTTTCGGAGTGAGTGTGGTAtgtcaatttatgcattcacCAGCTTCAGAGCATTTTGAAGCTACCTACAAAATCCTAATGTACCTAAAAAGGAAACACCTGGAAAAGGATTGCTCTTCAAAAAACAAGGACATCTACCCATAGAGCCCTATATTGATGCAAATTGGGGAAGCAACATTACAGATAGAAGATCTAATTTGGGCTATTGCACCTTTGTGGGAGATAATCTTgtcacttggaggagtaagaaacagtATGTAGTAGCCAAAAGTAATGTTAAAGCCGAATTCCATTCAATAGGCCACGGGATTTGTGAGGTTATGTGGATAAAAAGATTATTGGAGGACTTGAAGGTTCTTATTTCCTTATCGACAAAGGTCTATTGTGGCAACAAATCTGCGATCTCCATTACTCACAATCTGGTCCTCCATGACAAAACAAATTATCCACCTCTACATGTTTTGTATGCCTTATATTCCAACAATTGATCAAGTTGTTGATGTCCTCACAAAGGTGTTACATAAGAAATAGTTTGAAAGTCTAGTGAGCAAGCTttccatggaagatatcttcaagcgagcttgagggggagtgttgaaatgGGAAGGAGACCAATCCCTTGATTAGTGGGGATTGACTACAATCTCTTGATTGATGGCCTAAATCTCTTTGATTGattaattctattttagaaTAGGAATATCTTGTATATCCTATAAATTGTTTCCTAGTTTGATCATTTCCTAATTTGTTGTATCCTCCCTCTATAAGAAGAGAGGAGTCATGTTTTTTCAATTATGGTGAAATAGAAATCATTCTTCTTTTAGCTTATACTGTGTATTATGAGAAAGAtagataaatatgtatatattgtttagttgaataatagCCAATGCATAATTATGTAATGGAAACCAATGTGATGTGAATAAATCTTCATGTAAGGAAAACACATCATAATATAAGTTGTTTACTCATAGTGTTGTAAAGGAGAAGGTGCACTCGGCTGGGCCTCTTCATGGATGTATCTGAAACACCTATAACATATCAGAGCCAGTGACGAGGACTCTTTAACAAATCTATATAACAAAAACCGAACTCAAAGTAACTACTGGTCATACACTAGCTTCCCACCCCTAATCCCTAGGGTTTATAGTCTAAATGTTACAAGCCTAACACACCTATTCCAACATTAAATTGGATTTTATAGTacaattaatcatttttttaggGGTAAGTTGTTAGAGGTTGAAGGTTCTATAGAGGCATGGCAAGGATGAACCATAGTAGAGAAGCAAAAAAAGAACAATCCAGGGCTTTTCACTGGCATCACAGATGTTGCTGGATAATCATACTATGGTACATAGtgttaacttattttttaactGGGAAGATTATCAACACAGAAATCAGTTAGTTAAGCTCTGATTTCTTCTTGTTCCCTTTGCACAAGAAGATAATTCCAGCATCAAATGGTCATTCGATCTGATAGTAGattgtgttctttaattctTGTTACTTTGAGCAATTATTTGACATATGCTGCAGCCAACTTCCATTCCTTCACTTAAAGTTTAACCAAAATAAGTAACCTAATGGTTACAAATGACATTTTAATGTGTTGTGATGACTATtaattttaatggaatttttcTGTTAGTAGATCCGAGGATTAGCATGGCCTGCATTGCTTGTTGGATGGGTTGCTCAAAGTGCAAGGTGCAAATATACTACTCTGAGTGGCATATACATGAATATAGTGCTAATGCTTCTTTAAACCGAAGAATCCCAAGTGACTATGCGGTTGATGATTTACAAGCCGTGGCATCATTCCAACAAATGCCTCAGCATgcttttttcaaaagaaaattcttGCATGGGGTTCCATGTATTTTGATTATTCTTCAGTGTGGATTACCGTACTAACAGATAAATAGCTACTTAGAACTGAATTTCTTAATATGTGCCCATgttttaacatgatttggtACTATGAGACTGATGcttatttttttgctttatttgagtttttatcAACTTTAGTTTATTGAGTATTACTCTAAATTATTACTCATACATGTACAAGCTCTTATTGTGTCCATTTTGGTGAACAGTCTTAGCATGAAGGATTCATGGGGACCTTTGAAGGCCTTGTCTGTTGCCAGTGCAGTAAATGCCGTTGGTGATGTTGTTCTATGCACATTCTTAGGTTACGGAATTGCTGGAGCGGCTTGGGCCACAATGGCATCACAGGTAGGGAAGACTTAGTGATTAGAGGgacatttctttatttttaccacattttcatttctcattGTCCAAATTGGctcacttttttgtttttgtttttctagtACTGCTACTTACTAGcatacttttttaattttaggtaatcgCAGGTTATATGATGATTGAATCTTTGAATAAGAAAGGCTATAATGCTTTTTATATATCTTTGCCATCACCCAGTGAACTTCTGCAAATATTTATGCTTGCTGCTCCAGTGTTTGTGACAATGTTGTCCAAGGTTTGTGATGTTTTGATTGATTCTCTTACTATGCAATCTAATACATGCATTGTTATGCCATTATCTGACACATTTGAGGTTTAGGTTGCATTTTACTCTCTCATTGTATATTTTGCTACATCGATGGGCACACACACTGTTGCTGCTCATCAGGTTAGTCCCACATACTCTATTCTTTCCATATTAAAAGTACTTATTTCTCTGCATTAAGCTCTTGTTCACAGGGAATTGGTGGATTTTACACTGACAAGTTGTGTCGCTCTAGGTCATGATTCAAATCTACTGCATGTGTACTGTATGGGGTGAGCCTCTCTCTCAAACTGCTCAATCCTTTATGCCTGAGTTAATGTATGGAGTCAATCGAAGTCTGGCAAAGGTCAGACATGTTCTATCTTTTTGCTAAGTACATTCATTTTTATTGATTCTGATTTCTGCAAATGGAGTTTGTCAACATTTGTTCAGCATCTTGCTGCTAAAAAGTACGGTAATGAATTTtctagaattaattttttttgtggaCAAAGTTGTATCTTGGCATGCctatagttgatggtggaaaATTCCAATTGACGATAACTGGCATTCTATGATTTCTGTATGCAAATAATGTTCTGAAACATTTTGCTTTGTCAACAGGCTCGAATGCTATTAAAGTCGCTGCTGATTATTGGTGCACTTAGTGGACTAATATTAGGATCTGTTGGAACATTTGTTCCCTTTATGTTCCCCAAATTCTTTTCCCCAGATCCTGAGGTCATAGGGGAGGTGAGTACTCTGCTATTTgtattttctcttttgtttcttttatatatGACCTTGTTTTAACCTTCGGGAGTAAAAAATTTTCTGTCCTATGGTCATCTTCTATTATCAAGGAAAGAACCTGGGAACTTATCTCTCTgttgaaaatttataaaagctTACCAGAATTCTTCTAGTTTTGTGTTATGTGAAAAGCCACTAAAGAGAGACCCCAACAACTATAGACCCATTTACTCCTGAATGTGAATATCTAATGCTTGTGAATCAAAAGCCAATCACCATACCACTTGGTGCATTATCGCAATTTAGTATatggtttaaatttttttagtagaaTTAGCAAATAAATACCTGCTCTGCCTATAAAACAACTTTGTATTTTCTAGATATTCACGTATATGTCTGTGGCCTTCTTCAGGGTTGACTTGAAATTATTTCGCTtgtcaaattctattttcttagaTTGGACAAGAACCATGTAACAAGACACAGTCCTATGGATGTGTGATACTTTTTATGTTTATGCTTGtttatctctttcattcttGCAGATGCACGGAGTATTGATTCCATATTTCTTGGCGTTGTGTATAACACCCAGTATTCACTGCCTCGAAGGAACGTTGCTGGTATGTTAGTTTAGCATTAATACTGATTCTTCCACCAATTTTCAAGTCTTATCTGTGTCATGTCTTGGAGATAAGTTTAATCCAAACATGTGTAGGATAGCTTTGTGAGTATACACTATATTGAGTTCACATTTCATGGTGTCTAGGAGTTAGAATTTTGTATTACCCGCTGATGCAAGAGCATCTGCAATGAAAATGACAAAACagatcaacaacaacaacaacaaaaatatacGAAAGAATACCTGTGAAAAAGATTTTGTAGTTTGGTGTTTACCGTCAGGAGTCTTGTTTGCTTGTGCAGGCTGGACGGGACCTTAAATTTATTAGTTTGTCAATGAGTGGGTGCTTCTCATTAGGTACTCTTTTCCTAATGGTATGGGTTCAcctttcttccttcctcttccctatattttatattctttcgATTCAGTTGCCTCCCATTTCTATTAGTGCTCAAGACCACCATACATAAACAGACAATTAATGAAAATTCAACATATGTTAAGATTTCAGGGATCACCTGAACAATTCTGCCTCCATATTTTCAAGGTAGCCATTAGAGCACTAACAAGTTATTCCT
This window of the Diospyros lotus cultivar Yz01 chromosome 5, ASM1463336v1, whole genome shotgun sequence genome carries:
- the LOC127801756 gene encoding protein DETOXIFICATION 46, chloroplastic-like isoform X3 produces the protein MNLKTLNRHDLIAIENPSFKKLKSHSTCLSKSRVCFSSGHRHRKYQGLSGIRILFDNRCSRLITACISPSQEIVGEESEVSAENAENVASVSATEVVESKREEFVGNGSLWNQIVEIVKFSGPAVGLWICGPLMSLIDTVVIGQGSAIELAALGPGTVLCDNMSYVFMFLSIATSNMIATSLAKQDKDQVQQQISILLCIGLACGILMLFFTRFMGAWALTAFTGAKNVQIIPAANTYVQIRGLAWPALLVGWVAQSASLSMKDSWGPLKALSVASAVNAVGDVVLCTFLGYGIAGAAWATMASQVIAGYMMIESLNKKGYNAFYISLPSPSELLQIFMLAAPVFVTMLSKVAFYSLIVYFATSMGTHTVAAHQVMIQIYCMCTVWGEPLSQTAQSFMPELMYGVNRSLAKARMLLKSLLIIGALSGLILGSVGTFVPFMFPKFFSPDPEVIGEMHGVLIPYFLALCITPSIHCLEGTLLAGRDLKFISLSMSGCFSLAGEQ